The sequence below is a genomic window from bacterium.
CGAGGAGGGGGCGCCGCTGGGACCGGCCGGCGTCTTCGACCTTGGCGTGCCGGTGCTCGGGATTTGCTACGGGATGCAGCTGCTCGCGCACCTGCTCGGCGGGGAGGTCGGCCGGGCGAGCGGTCGCGAGTACGGGCGCGCGCACCTGAAGGTGCTCCGCGCCGGCGATCTGTTCCACGGCTTCAGCGGTCGGGGCGCGGCGGGCCGGGTGGTCTGGATGAGCCACGGCGACCGCATCGAGCGCCTGCCGCCCGGGTTCGCGCCGATCGCGCGGACGGCGAACTCGCCGGTCGCGGCGATGGCCGACCCGAAGCGCCGCTTCTACGGCCTGCAGTTCCACCCCGAGGTGGTGCACACCCCGGGCGGCGCCGCGTTGCTGGAGAACTTCGTGCACCGGATCTGCGGCTGCAGCGGCTCGTGGGACATGCACTCGTTCGTCGACTACGCGGTCGGCACGATCCGCCGGCAGGTCGGCCCGCGCGGCCGCGTCGTCTGCGCGCTCTCGGGCGGCGTCGACTCCTCGGTGGTCGCGCTGCTCGTGCACCGCGCGATCGGCGAACGGCTGACCTGCATCTTCGTCGACAACGGCCTGCTGCGGCGCGGCGAGGCCGACCAGGTGGTGCGGACCTTCCGCGACCACTACCGTCTGAACCTGGACGCGGTGGATGCCTCGGCGCGCTTCCTGGGGAAACTCGCCGGCGTCACCGACCCGGAGCGCAAGCGCAAGATCATCGGCGAGGAGTTCATCCGCGTCTTCGAGGAGGAGGCGCGGCGCATCGGGAAGGTGGACTTCCTCGCGCAGGGCACGCTCTACCCGGACGTGATCGAGTCGGTGTCCTTCAAGGGCCCCTCGGCGGTGATCAAGAGCCACCACAACGTCGGCGGGCTGCCCGAGCGGATGCACCTGAAGCTGATCGAGCCGCTGCGCGAGCTGTTCAAGGACGAGGTCCGGGAGGTGGGCGTGGAGCTCGGGCTGCCCGAGCACATCATCCGCCGCCAGCCGTTCCCGGGGCCGGGGCTGGCCATCCGGGTGCTCGGCGAGGTCAACGCCCGCGACCTGGAGCTGCTGCGGGGCGCGGACGCGATCATCCAGGAGGAGGTCGAGGCCGCGGGCCTCACGCGCAAGCTCTGGCAGGCCTTCGCCGTGCTGCTGCCCGTGCGCTCGGTCGGGGTGATGGGCGATTCGCGGACTTACGAGAAGGCGGCGGTGCTGCGCGCGGTCAACAGCCTCGACGGCATGACGGCGGACTGGGCGAAGCTCCCCGACCGGCTCCTGCGGCGCATCTCGAACCGGATCATCAACGAGGTCAAGGGCATCAACCGCGTGGTCTTCGACATCTCCTCGAAGCCCCCCGCGACGATCGAGTGGGAGTGACCGCCCGCTCCTGACCGCGGGGCGCAAAGGCCGCCGTTCGATCCCTTGCCCCCGTGCCGGGCCCCGGCCCGGCGGCGCCTGTTCCCTTCCGTCTCGCCCTGGCGCCTTCGGTCCGCGCTCGCGCTCAGCGGCTGCTCGACTGTCAATGCGCCGGCCACACTCAGCCGACACAGCCTGCGGCCGGCGCATTATGACCGGTCACAGGCGCCCCCGGGCCGTGGCCCTGTTGAGGAGGCTGTGGACTATTGTCCATCACGATTGCCGGTGCTACGGTGCTTCCATCCAGCGGAACGAGGACGGCACGGGCGATAGAGATGGAAGAAGCGATGACCCTGCAATCCGCGCTTGGGAAGGCTTGCGGAAAAGGTATATGACGAGAGTCATTGTTGTTCTCGTGTCGGTATTTCTCGGTTTGACGTCGGTCGCTTACCTGGTCATTAGCCGGGATAATCCTCGTCTAATAGAGCTTACGGTGGGAACCGTTGTCCTGGGCATAGTCGTGGGGATCGTATCTTCCCTCGTGCATACTCTCGGCGACAGATGGTTCGAGAAGCATCGCGTCGCCGCGACGTTCTTGGGCCTGAGTGTGACCATGTTCTTCGTCGCCGTCTTGATCTTCGCGTCGAATGCGCCTCCTCGCATCAGTCGGAAGATCCCTGTAACTTACCTCGTGAGTACCCCGGCGAAGGAGCTTCCCCGGCGATTGGAATTTGGAGACCGCGTTGTTGACTTCTGCTACTCGGATGCGGTGCGCATATTTGGTGCTGGTATGGCGTCACGCCCGGATAGGGCGAAGCTCCTAGAGGAATTGGTCGACCAAGGCACGTTTCCATCGGCATCGGACGGCCACGTCTTCCGTGACCTGACAACGTTCTTGGTACCCTATTTCTTGGGCGAAGGCACTGGAGCCGGGGAACCGGAATTGGCCGCCTACTACAAGAAGTTGTGGCCGTTGGTTGGTATACCCGACGATCAGATAGCGGGGGACGCCCTCGCTCTTGAGGACATTGAGGGACCAATTAGGGAGAACATGTACTTTGGTGTTCAGAGTGCCTTCGGGGCACCCATCGCAATTAGGGTTCCGAAGGGGATGACGATTAGGCTGATACGGAATGATCTCTGGACCTCCACATATGTCCTGGAGAACAGATATCTCAAGGTTCGGATTGGCATTCGAAGCCTATATTCAAAGCCGATGTCCAATCAAAGCGGGTATCCGTATGTGTACATAGTGTCTGCACTATCGCCGATGTCTCCGTACGTGGACGGGCTGGAGCGCGAGTGGATGGGACCATTCATACCTTATGACACGATCATCTACTTCGACGTGGATTTTGATAGATTCTGGTACGGGTCGACGCAGATGAAATATTACGAAGAATGGGCAGAGAGCGTATTTTCTGTCCTGGACAAGAAGTTTGCCTGGGGACATCCCCCTCTCGTTGGCTCTAGATCGGCGTCCGGGCCTCCCCCACGTGCCGTGCAACCGTAGTGATGGGTTGTGCCGGTGCTCGCTCGAGAAGACGACCTGTTACTCCAGCTTGGCGGTACGGATGGTCCAGCGTCCGTGGCTTGAGCGGGGGCGGGGCGGTGACGGGCGGACGCATGTGGAGCGCGAGGGAACCTGGGCGTCCGGACCAGAGCGGCCCCGTCAGGGGCGAAACCTGTTGTCTGAGCCCCGCAGGGGCGAGTTACAGGTTTCGAGCGCAGGGCCGGACAGGCCCAGGTCGAGCGCGTAACTCAGCGGCCGCACGGCACCCCCCCGCCCCCGCGGCACGTCGGACAGGCTGCTGTCGAGCGCGCAACTCAGCGGCCGCCCTGGCCCGCGCCGCCGCCACCCCGCCTTGCCCCCCGCCAGCCTTTGTCGAAGACAAGAATGCCCGGCCGTGCGTGCGCACGACCGGGCACGGATCCTCGCTGTAGCGCGCTCTAGTACTTGCGGCCGGCGACGCCCTTCGTGGACTTGCTGACGACGCGGGCTTTCTCGTCGGGGCGCAGCGAGCGCACCGCGGCGCCGGCGCGCCACATCTCCGAGTCGCGGATCTCGGCCAGCTCCTTGCCAAGCTGCGCCTGGTAGTCGCGCCCGCCGCAGGCCTTGATCACGCGCTCGGCCTCCTTGCCGGAGGCGACGCGCTGGTACAGCTCCTTGAAGACGGGCAGGGTGGCCTTGCGGAACTTCGGCTTCCAGTCCAGGGCGCCGCGCTGCGCCGTGGCCGAGCAGTTCGAGTACATCCAGTCCATGCCCTTCTCGTCGACGAGCCGGATGAGGCTCTGCGTGAGCTCCTCGACCGTCTCGTTGAAGGCCTCGCTCGGCGAGTGATCGTGGGCGCGCAGCACCTCGTACTGCGCCTCCATGATCCCCGCCAGCGCGCCCATGAGCACGCCGCGCTCGCCCGTGAGGTCCGAGTTCGTTTCGTGCGGGAAGGTCGTCGGGAAGAGGTAGCCGGAGCCGATACCGATGCCGAGGGCGATGCAGCGCTCCTCGGCGCGCCCCGTGGCGTCCTGGTAGACGGCGTAGCTGGAGTTGATCCCGGCGCCGGAGAGGAAGTTGCGACGCACGCTCGTCCCCGAGCCCTTCGGCGCGACCATGATGACGTCGACGTCCTTCGGCGGCACGACGCCCGTCTTCTTGCGGTAGGTGATGGAGAAGCCGTGCGAGAAGTACAGGGCGTCGCCGGGCTTGAGGTTGCGCTCCACCGCGGGCCAGATCGCGCGCTGGGCCGCGTCCGACACCAGCATCTGGATCACCGTGCCGCGCCGGACGGCCTCCTCGACGTCGAAGAGGGTCTTCCCGGGGACCCAGCCGTCGGCGACCGCCCGGTCCCAGTCGCGCTTGAAGGACTTCGCCTGCCCGATGATGACCGGGAAGCCGTTGTCCTTGAGGTTCAGCGCCTGGGCGGGGCCCTGGACGCCGTAGCCGATGATCGCTATCGTCTCGCCCTTGAGGACCCGGCGCGCCTTCGCGAGCGGGAACTCCTTGCGGGTGACCACTTTCTCCTTCGTGCCGCCGAAATCAATGATCGCCATCTTGGCTCTCCCCCTGGTTGCCTAGGAAACGTGTCGGAATATTCTGCCCCCGCCGCCGCCCCCCGTCAATCCAGGGCGGCCGCGGTCGCGCCTCAGGGCTGGTCCGCGGGCGCGCGCTCGGGCTCTCCGCCGGCGGCGAGCATGCGGTTGATCGCCGAGAGGTACGCCCGGACGGAGGACTCGACGATGTCGGTCGAGGCCGCGCGCGCCGTGAACTCCCGGCCGTTGAAGCGCACCTTGATGCTCGCCTCGCCGAGCGCGTCCTTGCCCGAGGTGACCGCGCGGATCTGGTAGGACAGCAGCGTGCCGGTGACGCCCGTGATGCGGTCCACCGCGTGGTAGGCTGCGTCGACCGGCCCGTCGCCGGTGGCCGAGTCCTGCAGCTCGCGGTCGTCGCGCCGCAGCACGACCGTCGCCGTCGGGATCGAGCGCGTGCCGCTGGTGGTCGCCAGGTACTCGAGCGCCCAGGTCTCCGGGACGGTCGCGCCGATCTCCTGCTCGACCAGCGCGGCGATGTCGTCGTCGAAGATCTCCTTCTTCTTGTCGCAGAGGTCCTTGAAGCGCACGAACGCCCCGGCGAGCTGCTCCTTCGTCAGCCCGTACCCGAGCTCCTGCAGGCGCTTGGAGAAGGCGTGCTTCCCCGAGTGCTTGCCGAGCACGAGCTGGGCCTTGGTCAGCCCCACCGACTCGGGCGTCATGATCTCGTAGGTGCGCGCGTCCTTGAGCACCCCGTCCTGGTGGATCCCGGACTCGTGCGCGAAGGCGTTGCGGCCGACGATCGCCTTGTTCGGCTGCACGTCGATGCCGGTGATGCTCGCCAGCAGGCGGCTCGTGCGGGTGATCTCCTCCGTGCGGATCGCGGTCGTCGCGCCGAAGAGGGCGGGGCGCGTCTTGAGCGCCATCGCGATCTCCTCGAGGCTGGCGTTGCCGGCGCGCTCGCCGATGCCGTTGACGGTGCACTCGACCTGGCCGGCGCCGTTCTGGACGGCGGCCAGCGAGTTGGCGACGCCGAGGCCCAGGTCGTCGTGGCAGTGCACGGAGAGCACGGCGCGGCCGATGTTCGGGACGCGCTCGCGGATCGTGCGGATGAGCTCGCCGAACTCCGAGGGGATCGCGTAGCCGACGGTGTCCGGGATGTTCACGGTCGTCGCGCCGGCGTCGATCACCGCCTCGACGACGCGGCAGAGGTAGTCCCAGTCCGAGCGGAACGCGTCCTCGGCGGAGAACTCCACGTCCTTGGTGTGCCCCTTGGCGTGGCGGACCGCCTCGATCGCGCGGCGCAGGATCTCCTCGCGCGTGGTGTTGAACTTCTTCTGGATGTGGATGTCGCTGGTCGCGATGAAGGTGTGGATGCGCGGCCGCCGGGCGTGGCGCACCGCGTCCCAGCAGCGGTCGATGTCGCCGGGCACGGCGCGCGAGAGCCCGGCGATGACCGGGCCGCGCACCTCGCGCGCGATGGCGACCACGGCCTCGAAGTCCCCCTCGGAGGCCACGGGGAAGCCGGCCTCGATGACGTCGACGCCGAGGCGCGCCAGCTGCTTGGCCAGCGTGATCTTCTCGGCGATGTTCATCGAGAAGCCCGGCGACTGCTCGCCGTCGCGCAGCGTGGTGTCGAAGACCAGGACGCGGCGGCTCACGGCTGGCCCTCGCGCGGGTGGTGGTGGCGGTGCCCCTCGTCGGGGACGCGCACGGGGCGCTGCGGCCGCGACCCGCGGCGGCCGAGGACGAGGAGCACGAGCGGCTCGAGCAGCCCCGAGAGCAGGTAGAGCGCGGCGAGCGTGAACAGGGAGATCTGGGGGTGGATCGCCACGAGCGAGATGACGATGACCGCCGAGACGAGCAGGTAGAACGCCTTGTGGGGCCGGGTCTCGAGGTCCTTGAAGGAGCGGTAGCGGATGGTGCTGACCATGAGGAAGGACAGCAGGTAGGTCAGGAGCACGAAGACCGCGCCCGAGGTCTCGCGGCCCAGGGCGTTCAGGTGGCGGAAGAAGATGACGGTGACCGCGAGCGTGCCCCCGGCCATCGGGATCGGCAGGCCGGTGAACCAGCGCTTCTCCGTCGTGCCGACCTGGACGTTGAAGCGCGCCAGCCGCAGCGCGCCGCAGGCCACGAAGAGGAAGGCGGCCACCCAGCCGATCCGCGTGAAGGACTTGAGCTCGTAGATGTAGACCAGCAGCGCCGGCGCGACGCCGAAGGAGACGAGGTCGGCGAGCGAGTCGAACTCGACGCCGAAGCGGCTCGAGGTCCCGGTCATGCGGGCGATCTTCCCGTCGAGCCCGTCCATGAAGGCGGCGATGATGATCGCCGTGGCGGCGCGCTCGAAGTGCCCGCCCATGGCGGTCACGATCGCGTAGAAGCCGGCGAAGAGGTTGCCGGCGGTCAGCAGGTTCGGGAAGATGTAGGCACCCTTGTGCGGCGGCGGGCGGAGCGTCGTCTCGTTCATGCGGCGTCCCTCCAGCGGGCGATGATGTCCGAGCCTCCCCGCACGCGGTCGCCGATGCGCACGGCCGGGTCGGCCCCGGGGGGAAGGAACAGGTCGACGCGCGAGCCGAAGCGGATCATGCCGTAGCGCTCGCCGCGCTCGACGCGCTGCCCCGGCCGCAGCGAGCAGACGATGCGCCGGGCGATGAGGCCGGTGACCTGCACGAAGCGCACGTCCCCGCGGGGGGTGCGCACCGTGACGGAGGCCCGCGCGTTCTCCGTGGAGGCGGCGTGGTTCCAGGCGGCGAGGAACGTGCCCGCGTGGCGCGCGACCTCGACGACCTCGCCCGCCACCGGCGCGCGGTTGACGTGCACGTTGAAGACCGAGAGAAAGATGCTCACCTGCGTCCCCGCCGGGCCGGCCTCGACGACCACGACCTTGCCATCGGCCGGCGAGACGATCGCCGCGGGGTCGGCCGGGAGCGCGCGGACCGGGTCCCGGAAGAACCAGGTCACGAAGAGCGCGAGGGCGAGCGCGGCGGCGGCGGCCACCCGCCAGTGCAGCGCCGCCAGCACGGCGGCGACGGCGAAGCAGGGCAGGATGAGGGGCCAGCCCTCGGCGGCGATCGGGAGGCGCATCGGCGCGGTCCGGGACCCGTCGCTAGGCGCGGCCGTCGCGGGCGCGGCCGATGGCCACGCGGCCCGTGCGGACCACTTCCTTGATCCCGAGGGGCTGGAGGATCTCGAGGAGCGCCCCGATCTTGTTCTGGTCCCCGGTGACCTCGAGGGTGTAGGAGCGCGGGCTGACGTCGACCACCTTGCAGCGGAAGATGTCGACGATGCCGAGCAGCTCGGCGCGGTTCTCGGCCGTCGCGTTGACGCGCACCAGCGCCAGCTCCCGCTGCACGACGTCCTCGCCCGTGAAATCCGTGACCTTGATGACGTCGATGAGCTTGTTGAGCTGCTTGGTGATCTGCTCGACGATCTGGTCGTCGCCGCGGGTGACGATCGTCATGCGCGAGGCGCTCGGGTCCTGCGTCTCCGCGACGGTGAGGCTGTCGATGTTGAAGCCGCGCCCCGAGAAGAGCCCGGCCACGCGGGCGAGGACCCCGAACTTGTTCTCGACCAGGACCGAGATCGTGTGCCGTGTCGTCGTCATCGCCGCCGTCCCTAGATGAGGATCATCTTCTTGAGCGAGGCCCCCGCGGGGACCATCGGGTAGACGTTCTCCTCGGCGGCGACGCGCACGTCCACCATCACCGGGCCCGGCGTCGCGAACGCCTTCTCGAGGGTCGGGACGACCTCCTCGGGCTTCGTCGCCCGCAGCCCGGTCGCGCCGTAGGCCTCGGCGAGCCGCACGAAGTCCGGCGAGCAGCTCAGGCAGGTCGAGGAGTAGCGCTTCTCGTAGAAGAGCTGCTGCCACTGGCGCACCATGCCGAGGAAGCCGTTGTTGAGGATGACGACCTTCACGGGGAGGCGGTACTGCACCGCGGTCATCATCTCCTGGATGTTCATCTGGATGCTGCCGTCGCCGGCGACGTCCACGACGAGCCGGTCGGGGAACGCCACCTGGGCGCCGATCGCCGCCGGGAAGCCGAAGCCCATGGTGCCGAGGCCGCCGGAGGTGATGAACGAGCGCGGCCGGGAGAACTTGTAGAACTGCGCCGTCCACATCTGGTTCTGGCCGACCTCGGTGCAGACGATCGCCTCGCCGCGCGTGAGCTCCCAGATCTTCTCGACGACGTACTGGGGCTTGATGTCGCGCGTGTCCGTCCGGTAGGAGAGCGGCTGCTCGGCGTCCCAGGCGCGCGCCTGGGCGACCCAGGGGTCGTGCGCCGTCCGCAGGTCCGTCTTGTCGCCGCGCAGGTGCGGCAGCAGGTCGCGCAGCACGCTGCGCACGTCGCCGACGATCGGCAGGTGCGCCCGCACGTTCTTGGAGATCGAGGTCGGGTCGATGTCGACCTGGACGATCTTCGCGCCGGTCGCGAACTCGTCCACCTTGCCGGTCACGCGGTCGGAGAAGCGGGCGCCGAGCGCCAGGACGAGGTCGGCGTGGGAGATGGCCATGTTCGCCGCGTACGTTCCGTGCATGCCGACGAGGCCGAGGCTCAGCTCGTGCGTGCCGGGGAAGCCGCCGAGGCCCATGAGCGTGCAGGCGACCGGCGCGCGCGCGGCCTCGGCCAGCGCGAGGACCTCGACGGCCGCGTCGGAGCCGATGACGCCGCCGCCGACGAGGATCACCGGGCGCGAAGCCTCGGCGACCATCTCGGCGGCGCGCTGGATCTGCTTCGGGTGGCCCTTGTAGGTCGGGTTGTAGCTGCGCAGCTCGACCTTCTCGACCCACTGCGGCTCGGTCTTCGCCGTGAGCACGTCCTTCGGCAGGTCGATGAGCACCGGCCCCGGCCGGCCCGTCGTCGCGATGTAGAAGGCTTCCTGGACGGTCTGGGCCAGCTCGCGGACGTCCTTGACGAGGTAGCTGTGCTTGACGCAGGGGCGGGTGATGCCGACGATGTCCGCCTCCTGGAAGGCGTCGTTGCCGATGAGGTTCGTCGGGACCTGGCCGGTGAGCACCACGAGCGGGATCGAGTCCATGTAGGCCGTCGCGATGCCCGTCACGGCGTTCGTCGCGCCCGGGCCGGAGGTCACGAGGGCGACGCCGGGGCGGCCCGAGGCCCGGGCGAACCCGTCGGCCGCGTGGACGCCCCCCTGCTCGTGGCGCACGAACACGTGGCGCAGCGGGCTGGAGAAGAGCACGTCGTAGACCCCGAGGATCACCCCGCCCGGGTAACCGAAGAGATGGGTGACCTTCTCGCGGATGAGGCTCTCGACGAGGATCTCGGCGCCGGATTTCTTCATCGGACCGTCTTCCCGGCGTCAGCGGCCGCCGGCGGCGCGCACCAGCTCCATCATCTGGTCCTTGCCGGCGAGCTTGAGCTTCTGGAGGTTCTTGCGCTCGAGCTCCTGCGCAGGCGTGAGGTGGGGGACGCGATCCAGCTCGGCGATCTGTTGCTCGTAGCGCTGGTGGCGGGCCCAGAGCCGCTGGAACGCCTCGCTCTCCTTGAGCAGCCGCTGCACCACGGGGTCGTCGGTCACCATCGGTGTGTATCCCTCCGCGAGATCCGCATGCGACACTCTAGCGTAAAGGATGAACGG
It includes:
- the guaA gene encoding glutamine-hydrolyzing GMP synthase; the encoded protein is MKTVHRQPSKTNPADRIHAERILILDFGSQYTQLIARRVREARVYCEILPCTADIEAVRAFRPRGIVLSGGPSSVYEEGAPLGPAGVFDLGVPVLGICYGMQLLAHLLGGEVGRASGREYGRAHLKVLRAGDLFHGFSGRGAAGRVVWMSHGDRIERLPPGFAPIARTANSPVAAMADPKRRFYGLQFHPEVVHTPGGAALLENFVHRICGCSGSWDMHSFVDYAVGTIRRQVGPRGRVVCALSGGVDSSVVALLVHRAIGERLTCIFVDNGLLRRGEADQVVRTFRDHYRLNLDAVDASARFLGKLAGVTDPERKRKIIGEEFIRVFEEEARRIGKVDFLAQGTLYPDVIESVSFKGPSAVIKSHHNVGGLPERMHLKLIEPLRELFKDEVREVGVELGLPEHIIRRQPFPGPGLAIRVLGEVNARDLELLRGADAIIQEEVEAAGLTRKLWQAFAVLLPVRSVGVMGDSRTYEKAAVLRAVNSLDGMTADWAKLPDRLLRRISNRIINEVKGINRVVFDISSKPPATIEWE
- the ilvC gene encoding ketol-acid reductoisomerase gives rise to the protein MAIIDFGGTKEKVVTRKEFPLAKARRVLKGETIAIIGYGVQGPAQALNLKDNGFPVIIGQAKSFKRDWDRAVADGWVPGKTLFDVEEAVRRGTVIQMLVSDAAQRAIWPAVERNLKPGDALYFSHGFSITYRKKTGVVPPKDVDVIMVAPKGSGTSVRRNFLSGAGINSSYAVYQDATGRAEERCIALGIGIGSGYLFPTTFPHETNSDLTGERGVLMGALAGIMEAQYEVLRAHDHSPSEAFNETVEELTQSLIRLVDEKGMDWMYSNCSATAQRGALDWKPKFRKATLPVFKELYQRVASGKEAERVIKACGGRDYQAQLGKELAEIRDSEMWRAGAAVRSLRPDEKARVVSKSTKGVAGRKY
- a CDS encoding 2-isopropylmalate synthase; its protein translation is MSRRVLVFDTTLRDGEQSPGFSMNIAEKITLAKQLARLGVDVIEAGFPVASEGDFEAVVAIAREVRGPVIAGLSRAVPGDIDRCWDAVRHARRPRIHTFIATSDIHIQKKFNTTREEILRRAIEAVRHAKGHTKDVEFSAEDAFRSDWDYLCRVVEAVIDAGATTVNIPDTVGYAIPSEFGELIRTIRERVPNIGRAVLSVHCHDDLGLGVANSLAAVQNGAGQVECTVNGIGERAGNASLEEIAMALKTRPALFGATTAIRTEEITRTSRLLASITGIDVQPNKAIVGRNAFAHESGIHQDGVLKDARTYEIMTPESVGLTKAQLVLGKHSGKHAFSKRLQELGYGLTKEQLAGAFVRFKDLCDKKKEIFDDDIAALVEQEIGATVPETWALEYLATTSGTRSIPTATVVLRRDDRELQDSATGDGPVDAAYHAVDRITGVTGTLLSYQIRAVTSGKDALGEASIKVRFNGREFTARAASTDIVESSVRAYLSAINRMLAAGGEPERAPADQP
- the pssA gene encoding CDP-diacylglycerol--serine O-phosphatidyltransferase, encoding MNETTLRPPPHKGAYIFPNLLTAGNLFAGFYAIVTAMGGHFERAATAIIIAAFMDGLDGKIARMTGTSSRFGVEFDSLADLVSFGVAPALLVYIYELKSFTRIGWVAAFLFVACGALRLARFNVQVGTTEKRWFTGLPIPMAGGTLAVTVIFFRHLNALGRETSGAVFVLLTYLLSFLMVSTIRYRSFKDLETRPHKAFYLLVSAVIVISLVAIHPQISLFTLAALYLLSGLLEPLVLLVLGRRGSRPQRPVRVPDEGHRHHHPREGQP
- a CDS encoding phosphatidylserine decarboxylase family protein; translated protein: MRLPIAAEGWPLILPCFAVAAVLAALHWRVAAAAALALALFVTWFFRDPVRALPADPAAIVSPADGKVVVVEAGPAGTQVSIFLSVFNVHVNRAPVAGEVVEVARHAGTFLAAWNHAASTENARASVTVRTPRGDVRFVQVTGLIARRIVCSLRPGQRVERGERYGMIRFGSRVDLFLPPGADPAVRIGDRVRGGSDIIARWRDAA
- the ilvN gene encoding acetolactate synthase small subunit; protein product: MTTTRHTISVLVENKFGVLARVAGLFSGRGFNIDSLTVAETQDPSASRMTIVTRGDDQIVEQITKQLNKLIDVIKVTDFTGEDVVQRELALVRVNATAENRAELLGIVDIFRCKVVDVSPRSYTLEVTGDQNKIGALLEILQPLGIKEVVRTGRVAIGRARDGRA
- the ilvB gene encoding biosynthetic-type acetolactate synthase large subunit — encoded protein: MKKSGAEILVESLIREKVTHLFGYPGGVILGVYDVLFSSPLRHVFVRHEQGGVHAADGFARASGRPGVALVTSGPGATNAVTGIATAYMDSIPLVVLTGQVPTNLIGNDAFQEADIVGITRPCVKHSYLVKDVRELAQTVQEAFYIATTGRPGPVLIDLPKDVLTAKTEPQWVEKVELRSYNPTYKGHPKQIQRAAEMVAEASRPVILVGGGVIGSDAAVEVLALAEAARAPVACTLMGLGGFPGTHELSLGLVGMHGTYAANMAISHADLVLALGARFSDRVTGKVDEFATGAKIVQVDIDPTSISKNVRAHLPIVGDVRSVLRDLLPHLRGDKTDLRTAHDPWVAQARAWDAEQPLSYRTDTRDIKPQYVVEKIWELTRGEAIVCTEVGQNQMWTAQFYKFSRPRSFITSGGLGTMGFGFPAAIGAQVAFPDRLVVDVAGDGSIQMNIQEMMTAVQYRLPVKVVILNNGFLGMVRQWQQLFYEKRYSSTCLSCSPDFVRLAEAYGATGLRATKPEEVVPTLEKAFATPGPVMVDVRVAAEENVYPMVPAGASLKKMILI
- a CDS encoding YdcH family protein; this translates as MVTDDPVVQRLLKESEAFQRLWARHQRYEQQIAELDRVPHLTPAQELERKNLQKLKLAGKDQMMELVRAAGGR